From the genome of Lotus japonicus ecotype B-129 chromosome 6, LjGifu_v1.2, one region includes:
- the LOC130722344 gene encoding probable protein phosphatase 2C 27 — protein sequence MCVQDAEQVAPADMDNMGNTKNSWPLYPEILITTQMENWEKGPSLRPSIQSSFPLESICEDTVIADKKQNMVNFIPALRSGVWSDIGDRPYMEDTHICIKDLAKQFNFDKQSKEAVSFYGVFDGHGGKSAAQFVRDHLPRLIVEDVNFPLELEKVVKRSFMETDAAFLKVSSHESSLSSGTTALTAIIFGRSLLVANAGDCRAVMSRRGKVIEMSKDHRPNCIKERMRIESLGGFIDDGYLNGQLGVSRALGDWHLEGMKEMSERGGPLSAEPELKLMTLTKEDEFLIIASDGVWDVFSSQNAVDFARRRLQEHNDEKLCCKEIVQEAIKRRSTDNLTVLMVCFNSEPPPAVAVDRIRVRRSISAEGLQNLKCLLEG from the exons ATGTGTGTGCAAGATGCAGAGCAAGTTGCCCCTGCAGATATGGATAACATGGGGAACACCAAGAACTCATGGCCTTTGTATCCTGAGATTTTGATTACTACCCAGATGGAGAACTGGGAAAAAGGACCCTCTTTGAGACCTTCAATTCAAAGTTCTTTTCCT CTGGAAAGCATATGTGAGGACACAGTGATTGCAGATAagaaacagaacatggtgaatttTATACCTGCTCTTCGGTCTGGAGTGTGGTCTGATATTGGAGACCGCCCTTACATGGAAGATACCCACATATGCATTAAAGATTTGGCAAAGCAGTTTAATTTTGATAAACAATCTAAGGAAGCTGTTTCCTTTTATGGT GTATTTGATGGACATGGAGGGAAGAGTGCTGCACAATTCGTCCGTGATCATCTGCCAAGACTTATTGTTGAGGATGTTAACTTCCCTTTGGAGCTAGAGAAGGTGGTCAAAAGGTCATTTATGGAGACTGATGCTGCATTTTTAAAAGtatcttctcatgagtcttcccTTTCTTCTGGTACAACTGCTCTAACTGCAATCATATTTGGAAG GTCATTACTTGTAGCCAATGCTGGAGACTGCAGGGCTGTAATGTCCCGTCGAGGAAAGGTGATAGAAATGTCCAAAGATCATAGGCCAAACTGCATTAAAGAAAGAATGCGGATCGAGTCCCTGGGTGGATTCATTGATGACGGTTACCTGAATGGTCAGTTAGGTGTCAGTCGTGCTCTAGGTGATTGGCACCTTGAAGGAATGAAAGAAATGAGTGAAAGAGGTGGACCACTGAGTGCTGAACCTGAACTTAAATTGATGACATTGACCAAAGAAGATGAATTCTTGATAATTGCTAGTGATGGGGTTTGGGATGTTTTTAGCAGCCAAAATGCTGTGGATTTTGCTAGAAGGAGGCTACAAGAGCACAATGATGAGAAACTGTGCTGCAAGGAAATAGTGCAGGAAGCAATCAAGAGAAGATCAACAGACAACTTGACTGTTCTGATGGTGTGTTTTAACTCAGAACCGCCACCAGCTGTGGCTGTGGATAGAATAAGGGTAAGGAGAAGCATATCCGCAGAGGGACTTCAGAATCTTAAATGTCTGCTAGAAGGGTAG
- the LOC130723918 gene encoding uncharacterized protein LOC130723918, producing the protein MRPSFVVSLMLLSFFLTKAQGIRLEKGSFAAQQHNKHDEEDNLLRREDSSDDEAVLCKDEKCTGKIKNRKLFTTSVSTIHAISKNVKNGGTDKEEEIKVNKQQEVPHEHNPDLVDIVDMDYSPARRKTPIHN; encoded by the exons ATGAGGCCATCTTTTGTAGTCTCTCTTATGCTTTTGTCTTTCTTTCTAACCAAGGCTCAAG GGATTCGCTTGGAGAAAGGGTCTTTTGCAGCACAGCAACATAACAAACAT GATGAAGAAGATAACTTGTTGAGAAGAGAAGATAGCAGTGATGATGAAGCTGTTCTCTGCAAAGATGAAAAATGCACAG GAAAGATAAAGAATAGGAAACTTTTTACCACATCAGTTTCTACTATCCATGCCATTTCAAAG AATGTGAAGAATGGAGGGACTGATAAAGAAGAGGAAATAAAAGTAAATAAGCAACAAGAGGTTCCTCATGAGCACAATCCAGACCTTGTAGACATTGTTGACATGGACTATTCTCCAGCTAGGAGAAAGACTCCTATACACAACTGA
- the LOC130725505 gene encoding uncharacterized protein LOC130725505 yields MGDASDGRNEIQMEDSELAQEPMKQTEAPPIRKPTFKEKVLGVKPVLIPEEVDLLETGVMKMDLVEGNRLFPSFDMDDTAYKSICHPFEDCLVIKLLGKKIGYRTLCERLKSLWKLNGSFEVIEVHNGYFFVKFDSQEDKVKVLTGAPWMIFDHYLSVKPWTSDFVAADSKINTTAVWIRIPGLGLQFYHRKILMTLAKGVGKPIKVDMNTVDMHKGRFARVCVEIDLSEPVVGMIRLRGTWYKVEYEGLHLLCGACGCYGHLTRNCSASPVQTQPKQQAEGVPNAAVAVTVTEVMTAQVDTPAGQSQGCETPNLQSAEIQGNNNVPEKCPDSAHGEWLKVERKRNKPKKVAPSKEEYFQFTGKGNKSKAAGNTLGVSKKGGNNISNDLPTASNKEYSYSSGSVQYRKRPRNAKPQTLGNNGTGHGENNMHVGLMNDGGIQAKQLSQQQGQTRKLIFPQGTPLSGATSSGHGGLPPVGKTRPDTGEAPGAQLLGNASMERRTFDNIVLPKDVIFKDHGGA; encoded by the coding sequence ATGGGGGACGCGAGTGATGGCCGGAATGAGATTCAGATGGAGGACTCAGAGCTTGCGCAGGAGCCTATGAAACAGACAGAGGCGCCACCGATACGTAAGCCCACGTTTAAGGAGAAAGTGTTGGGAGTCAAGCCAGTTTTGATTCCGGAGGAAGTGGATTTGCTGGAGACTGGGGTGATGAAGATGGATCTCGTGGAAGGCAATCGGCTATTCCCGTCTTTTGACATGGATGACACTGCGTATAAGTCTATTTGCCATCCGTTTGAAGATTGTTTGGTGATTAAGCTCTTGGGAAAGAAGATTGGCTACCGAACTCTGTGTGAGAGATTGAAGTCCCTATGGAAACTGAATGGTAGTTTTGAAGTCATTGAGGTTCATAATGGGTATTTCTTTGTGAAATTTGATTCACAAGAGGATAAGGTGAAGGTTCTCACTGGAGCGCCATGGATGATCTTTGATCATTACTTATCAGTGAAACCGTGGACGTCGGACTTTGTGGCGGCGGACTCTAAGATTAATACGACGGCTGTATGGATTCGTATACCTGGGCTCGGACTACAGTTCTATCATAGGAAGATATTGATGACGCTGGCCAAGGGTGTGGGGAAGCCAATCAAGGTTGATATGAACACTGTCGATATGCATAAGGGTCGCTTTGCTCGCGTGTGCGTAGAGATTGACTTGAGTGAACCGGTGGTGGGAATGATTCGATTGCGTGGTACTTGGTATAAAGTGGAATACGAAGGCCTGCATTTGTTGTGTGGAGCTTGTGGCTGTTATGGCCACTTAACTCGCAACTGCTCGGCGTCGCCGGTGCAAACTCAACCTAAGCAACAGGCTGAAGGGGTTCCTAACGCGGCGGTGGCTGTAACAGTTACTGAGGTGATGACGGCACAGGTTGACACGCCAGCGGGGCAGTCACAGGGGTGTGAAACCCCTAATTTGCAATCAGCCGAGATTCAAGGGAATAATAATGTTCCTGAGAAATGCCCGGACTCAGCACATGGAGAGTGGCTGAAagtggaaagaaaaagaaacaaaccTAAGAAAGTGGCACCAAGTAAGGAGGAATATTTCCAGTTCACTGGGAAAGGAAACAAATCCAAAGCTGCAGGGAATACATTGGGGGTTAGCAAAAAAGGTGGCAATAATATCTCCAATGATTTGCCAACTGCTAGTAATAAGGAGTATTCCTATTCTAGTGGTTCAGTACAATACCGTAAACGTCCTCGGAATGCAAAGCCGCAGACATTAGGAAACAATGGAACTGGGCATGGAGAGAATAACATGCATGTAGGTTTGATGAATGATGGTGGAATTCAAGCCAAGCAGCTGAGTCAGCAGCAAGGCCAGACGAGGAAATTAATTTTTCCACAAGGGACCCCGTTGAGTGGTGCAACCAGTAGTGGGCATGGAGGGTTGCCTCCGGTGGGTAAGACCAGACCCGATACTGGGGAAGCTCCTGGAGCTCAGCTTTTGGGCAATGCTTCTATGGAACGCAGAACCTTTGACAACATAGTGTTGCCAAAGGATGTTATCTTTAAAGATCATGGTGGAGCATGA
- the LOC130722343 gene encoding putative glycerol-3-phosphate transporter 5 — protein sequence MKSKSLSLAPALTLFPGLKPPHKTLLFHQISVLVITFLAYASFHASRKPPSIVKSVLGPTVASNLTQVDSGWPPFNGTRGTHRLGELDLAFLTSYSVGMYLAGHVGDRIDLRLFLVFGMMGSGIFTVLFGLGYWLDVHVLGFFVGVQIVCGVFQSIGWPCVVAVVGNWLGESKRGLIMGIWNSHTSVGNIIGSVVASGALEFGWGWSFLLPGFLIIFVGVLVFLFLVVNPEDMGFAHSGMDIEMSAEAEIHSEENQQKVESEEAKLIEPDNSDSSSAIGFLEAWKLPGVAPFAFCLFFSKLVAYTFLYWLPFYIRHTAVAGVHLSHKTAGLLSTIFDVGGVLGGITAGFISDMIEARAITSILFLFLSIPALILYRAFGSISMLTNISLMFLSGFLVNGPYSLITTAVAADLGTQSLNGGNSRALATVTAIIDGTGSVGAALGPLMAGYISTRGWNSVFFMLILSIFFAGLFLIRVARTEIREKFSG from the exons ATGAAATCCAAGAGTTTGAGCTTAGCTCCAGCTCTGACACTCTTCCCAGGCTTGAAACCCCCTCACAAAACCCTACTGTTTCACCAAATCTCTGTTCTTGTTATCACATTCCTTGCTTATGCTTCCTTCCATGCCTCTAGGAAGCCCCCCAGTATTGTCAAGAGTGTACTAGGACCAACTGTTGCATCCAATTTAACTCAAGTTGATTCGGGTTGGCCGCCTTTTAATGGAACTCGTGGCACTCACCGGCTTGGCGAGCTTGATCTCGCATTCCTTACTTCGTACTCGGTTGGCATGTATTTGGCGGGTCATGTTGGCGATCGGATTGATTTGAGGTTGTTCCTTGTGTTTGGGATGATGGGTAGTGGCATTTTCACCGTGCTTTTCGGGTTAGGATATTGGTTGGATGTTCATGTTTTGGGGTTTTTTGTTGGTGTTCAGATTGTTTGTGGAGTGTTTCAGTCAATTGGGTGGCCTTGTGTGGTTGCTGTTGTGGGGAATTGGCTGGGGGAATCGAAGAGGGGATTGATAATGGGGATATGGAACTCGCATACCTCGGTGGGGAATATCATTGGTTCGGTTGTGGCTTCAGGAGCTTTGGAATTTGGATGGGGTTGGTCATTTTTGTTGCCTGGATTTCTGATTATTTTTGTAGGGGTTTTGGTGTTTTTGTTTCTTGTTGTGAACCCTGAGGATATGGGGTTTGCACATTCTGGAATGGACATTGAAATGAGTGCTGAAGCTGAAATACACAGTGAAGAGAATCAGCAGAAAGTGGAATCAGAGGAAGCAAAGCTTATTGAGCCTGATAATTCAGATTCTTCATCTGCAATTGGGTTTCTAGAGGCATGGAAGTTGCCGGGAGTGGCTCCGTTTGCTTTCTGCCTCTTTTTCTCTAAGCTTGTGGCTTACACTTTTCTGTATTGGTTGCCATTCTACATAAGGCACACAG CGGTTGCGGGTGTGCACTTGTCTCACAAAACTGCTGGTTTACTTTCAACAATATTTGACGTTGGAGGAGTCCTAGGCGGAATCACTGCGGGTTTCATTTCTGATATGATTGAAGCTCGTGCCATTACTTCAATTCTGttcttgtttctttcaattCCAGCTCTCATTTTGTATCGTGCTTTTGGAAGTATCTCTATGTTGACCAACATCTCTTTAATGTTTCTTTCTGGATTTTTGGTGAATGGTCCATACTCACTAATCACAACTGCTGTGGCTGCCGATCTCGGTACACAGAGCTTGAATGGTGGGAACTCACGGGCACTGGCTACTGTTACTGCAATCATAGATGGTACTGGTTCTGTTGGAGCTGCTCTTGGACCACTTATGGCTGGGTATATTTCAACTAGGGGATGGAACAGTGTATTTTTTATGCTCATTTTGTCTATTTTCTTTGCTGGTTTATTCTTGATTCGTGTTGCTAGAACTGAGATAAGAGAGAAGTTTTCAGGATAG